The DNA region GCTCCTCTGTCAGGTGTTGCTGTAGAGATTACACAAGGACAAAATCTCTGAAAACTGTCcatatttcatctgttttaaaAGTGAGAAATAAGAtttctttaaatgaaacatgaaacatttctttatACTGTGATGTGAACTAGTGGCCATTATTCAGAACTGTAGACCAAAGTTAACAAGAGTTTGTCTTTACTTTTCAAGAATCACTATTAATGATTCACTGTTTTCCAGGAATTTAGACTTTCCCTGCAATAAGGTCTTTGTTTTCTGAGCCCTTCAAACATTGACATGGATGTCTGTAATAACTCACTCATGAAGTACAATGTTTGCAATCTTACAAGCACTTCTTTGTACGAGAGGTGCGTTTGGTCTCCAGATGTTCAGAAACTTTGAATTCTAATTCTGTAATTCTGTAATTTACAGTTACATAACACCGCAAATGTAAAGACAGTGTATttattgcatttacatttagagGTATAGCCGTTTGAATGCAGTTCGAATGAAAGGACATTTTACAgcttcacttttatttattttcgtGCATAAATCTGCTAATCAGAGTAGAGGCTTGTCTAAATCATACAGGTTCcaaccactagatggcgacATTCTGTTCCCACAGgccaaatgaaaaaagaagtgACCTTTAGGAGGAGCCCCTGTGGGACACTTTGTTGTGTCTGAGCAGGAAAGCCTTCCACCCACCTGGTTCTCATTGTAGGGCTTGCGGTGGTGGGAGGCACACACGGCGAGGATGACGATCATGATCAGCAGAGCGCCGCTGGAGGCCAGGATGGCTATCAGGGTTTTGTTATCTGTTGGTTTCTTCAAGTGGAAAACACAGCCAGAGAATGACTTCATTTCACGTTGCAGTGCCTGTTAATGTGGAATTTGATGCACCGAGTAAACACTTAGTGATAATACATCCATATATTAAGCCTCACCTTGGTGATTTCTTCATAGTACTGGGTTGCCAGGGTGGTCTTCACTGGAAGATGAATTTCGGTTCATTTGAATGCGAATAAAAAAATTCAGTTGAGCTTTAATTAAACATGACAAACTGCCCTTTTCCAAAGGGAGCAAAGTGCTTTACCTTTGCCGTTTATCTCCACACGGTCAAACTGGATTTTGCCATTGTGGTGCCGCCAAGTCAGGGTGCAGTTTCCATCTTGCAAGTTCGTCATCAGCCGCCTGCACACCTCTGCCAgatctttctcctcctctttctgaaGGTAAAATGACACATCTGTAAACACCTCTGCACATAATAAATCAAACCAACGCCACATCATGTATTTTACTTTCCTAGAAATAATTCATGAGCAGATAAACCACGACAAGGCTCTGCTATACAGTCAGAGTTTGGACAGGAAGGTCAAAGGGGACAGCTGAGGTCATATCTTCctgtgctgtgatgtgtgaATTATTTCTGGTGTATTATGGAACAGCACAGCTGTGTAGGCAGTCAGAGGAGAGGGTGAGCATATGAAAGAGGTGTGGGAATGTAGGAAACTAGTGAAAGGCAGGAAAGGTTCCCACTAAGACACTTTTTCCACCCAGCGACtggaatccttttttttttttttttttttatggagcaCTTCAGCGCTTCCTGTCCTGTTGCTGGAAACACAGACGTTCAGAGATCCACCCAGAGCTTCCCCCAGTGGTGGGAAGcacttttttcatatttttttctgttacattaaaaatgaaattaatctTAGGTCAACTGGAAAAATGATTAAAGGaaaagtctttgtttttgtgtgtgtttacttttttttgttcGTCATTCCTAGCAGCTATcgtcacattttacagttatGGGGTAGTAActtcaaatggaaaatgaatctTGGAAATACATTCTTCAGTTGAACATAAACATGACTCCAGATGAATGCAATTGTTGCTTCCTGTCTGATggatgtatatatatatgtttgctAACCTTAGTAGTTTTGTGAGGcgatgtcagtgttgtgttaaCAGATTGCTCTGCTGCCCCCAGGTGgtagaaaaaaataatgcagctttaaaagctGGCCAAATATATCTTttcaatttgaaaaaaaaaaaaaaaggctcaatAATCTCTTGAAACATCTGGtcattgtagtttattttgatcaGATTCCGTGTTCTGCTGAGTATATCACCCAGTGTAACAGTGTGGTTCATTGATGTGTTCTTCagagtttttggacaacaatggagctcaaTGGCACACAGGAAGAGGATAAATCAGGCtttgaatacacacacaatacttgtTAGTACATAAATTCATTGTTGGTCTGCACATGAGATTTGTTGAGAAATGTAAGACACCACCAGACTTTTCCTTTCAGAAACTTGTGAGTCTCTACTTTTTCTTGGTACCAGAGTGAAACATTACTTATTTCCACCTCTGATCTTGTAGTTATGCCTGTGACTGCTGTTTATCTGATTACTATATAGCATAACATGCTATAATATGATGCTTAGCAATCTATTTTTGGCTATTGATGCAtaatttcactttgactttttCTTGCTTCTTTGCCATAAGTTTCATACAACACTGTACATTTGTTGGCTGCACTGACTAGTAATGAAGCTGTAGCACCCTGAGAGTACATGATGGTATgatatttaaagaaaaacatgtctaATTGTTCTTATTTTTCCTGCAGGATGTCACACAgttatttaaaatctttaaactGAAGGGACTATTGGGAGTAAATCAGTCACTGAAGAAAAGAGTGGAAAGGGTGTGGGCCTGCCTCTCATGGACAGGACAATGGCAGAGGCTTGATGAGAGTTAGAGCAGGGACTGTGTTTATTATCACATCTGTTAATGTGACTAGAAAAACTTTGATGCCTGGAACAAATTTAAAGTTACAAAACTCTAAAGCGAAAGCTTACCTCGTGTCCGCTGTTTAGAGAATACtgcagaaaaaggaagaaaacaagtCAGTCAAAGGCACGGAGTCTCTAAAAGCATGAGAGACATTTGTGTAATGTGTTCACGTAAAGGCAAACAGACGTACTAGCTGTATCTGCTCCCCTTTGTTATACCATGTCTTACCGAGAATATCTTTGGCTGAACTGCTGcagtggttgtggtggtggtggtggtggtggtggtggcagggGTGGTTTGTAGGAGCGTGGTTCCAGCTTTGGTACTGATGGTCTCTGCTGgagaaagtcctgcattgatcAGGGTGGAGGGGGTGCTGGTGGTCTCCGTGTTCCCAGCTGGCCACGGGGCCTTTGGTGTTGGCTGCCCATGGTTTGCATCTGCcactgtcattttctctttacattcaaccaaaaacaatgaggacagaaaacatttcatcCCCAGACAGTGATGTACGCTTTTGAGCCAATCAGTGACAACTGGCATTTACAACAAATATAAGTGAAGGTCCAACAAATCTAATAATCCCAAACATTCAACAAACGCTCCTTTAACTTAGAATAAATTGCCTAAAATTTAAATGGTCATATTTGTTCAATGCTGTACATGCTCCCTTACAAAGGGAGGTGGACTGTCTTATTCGTCCTTATGGAAAAACTAATTCTGTCACTCACTCTTTGTAAATGTCTGGCCGTAAATAACAGACCGGCTCTTTAATTTAAATTAACTAGAAGGTGACAAGTCGAGCATGGGACTGCAGGCACCTCTGCAGGCGGTGTGTCAGGTGTGATGTCATCTCTCATACACCATGACTGGTGCTTGACAAAGAAACACATTGATAGACCTAATTTCTATTAATTAGGTTGAAATGTGcaatcaagttttttttgtgtgtgtgtgttttacatttttttaatgaatcctCAACAATCTAGTTCCCATCAGGTGGGTTGTTTTCGTACTGGTATCCAGGGGATTCTCAGGGGAACTGACCTCCGTTGCCGTCTTCCTGGCTCGTGCTAGAAGTGCTGGTGGTGTGAGCCATTACTTGTTGCTGTGTTGTACGGGCATCTGTTGAGACCTTTGGGATCTTGGTTGTCCCTTCATGGGTAGCAGCTCCTGACTGATTGACATGTGCTTCAGTCGCAGAGGTCTTGGGTAAAGAGGCTGCAGATGTCCCAACTGTGGCAGGATAGGTGGATACCACTAAACTGTCACTGCTGACAGCTGTTGCAACTGGAGTCGTGGTCTTGACTTGGCTGGAGGTACCAGCAGCAGGAGTGGTAGCATACACTGCAGTAGGGGAGCCTCCAGAAATGGTTGTGAgatgtgctgttgtgttttttgtgacagTGGATGCTTGTGGTTCGGTGGGGACAGGCTCGCCTGTAACGCTGGATGTGTTCTTCACTGCGACAGCAGGCGTGGGGACAACAGCGTTTGGCTTTGTGGGTGCTGGTTCCTGTGTAGTTTCGTGTTTCTTGCCGTCATCAGCTGGTGGTTCTTTAGTTGCACCTTTTGTAATGTTCTGAGGGCCAGTAGTCGGCTCAGTCACGGATGTTGTTGTAGTCATGACAGAAGTCACATTCTCTGGGACAGAAGGAGCATTCTGGCTGTCATCCTCTGAATAGATGCCGTGAAATAGGAAGCCTATGGAGGGAAAAAGAACCCTGGTTATTCCATACagcatgcatgaaaacataccAGTCACAGGCAAAGATTCTCCTAACCCTtcattaactgatttttttgtccACTCGAGGGCAGCGCAATGCGATGGAATCACGACAATGATATTATCAGCTAAATTTAAATTTCTAATGAATGTGTTAGCAAatcatttacacatccagctgaCGTGGTAGTTAGTATTagtattcatttggagttgtgtttcctcctctgtttttagTCTCCATCCACTGCTGAGAAAAATATGTGGGTCTTCAGCAAAccttgtttgctgtttgttgctggaCAGGTAGTGTGCAGCGGGTTTATCAGAGGTTGTTCACTGAatacagctgcctgctgcagctggaaatgagATTAATGAGAGCAGTGACTGAACCGAAACAGCAAAGGTGTGGGtcctaaaaccaaaacaatgagctgaaagacgctacAATGCTTTctggagctgaggggaactgcagagttgggtgataattcaCTGCGGGTTTGTCGCTACAAGCAGCCCCTCGTGTAATGTTGAGCTATGTGGATCTCTGCTCCTGGAGTTCCTGTGGGTCAGACAGCTGTAAGCCTCAGCCACCGTGCTccatcttcttctgtttctctatTTATAGTGACCAGGACAGGATGCTGCACACAATTAACTTGGAAGCACCACACCCACGACCACGGCCTGTTTTGAGTGCCCCGTGAACAATCCTCGCTTGACTCCATAGCCAGAAAACAATGGCTTTACCCAGCCCCCACCGACCCCCTGCACTTTCTGACCTCCACCCACATCCAGATGCAGCCACAGCTTACATGTGTGGTAGCGCATGAACTTCCATATAGCTATGATGTAATTTTTCCGCAGAGGATCACAATGATGTTTTAACATGTTGGAGGTTATTTCTTTACTTAATGCCAGTCTTTTTGTAAACCa from Chaetodon trifascialis isolate fChaTrf1 chromosome 22, fChaTrf1.hap1, whole genome shotgun sequence includes:
- the podxl gene encoding podocalyxin; translation: MRATMRITWLLLSLSFLFHGIYSEDDSQNAPSVPENVTSVMTTTTSVTEPTTGPQNITKGATKEPPADDGKKHETTQEPAPTKPNAVVPTPAVAVKNTSSVTGEPVPTEPQASTVTKNTTAHLTTISGGSPTAVYATTPAAGTSSQVKTTTPVATAVSSDSLVVSTYPATVGTSAASLPKTSATEAHVNQSGAATHEGTTKIPKVSTDARTTQQQVMAHTTSTSSTSQEDGNGEKMTVADANHGQPTPKAPWPAGNTETTSTPSTLINAGLSPAETISTKAGTTLLQTTPATTTTTTTTTTTAAVQPKIFSYSLNSGHEKEEEKDLAEVCRRLMTNLQDGNCTLTWRHHNGKIQFDRVEINGKVKTTLATQYYEEITKKPTDNKTLIAILASSGALLIMIVILAVCASHHRKPYNENQQHLTEELHTVENGYHDNPTLEVMEVQPEMQEKKMALNGEFNDSWIVPIDNLLKEDIPDEEDTHL